One Myxococcus xanthus genomic window carries:
- a CDS encoding type I polyketide synthase translates to MSKEFYEKISNLSPKRLALLALDLHAESEALKRARSEPIAIVGASCRVPGGVRTPEAFWRLLSQGLDAITEVPRERWDAEALFDPDPSKRGRTYARWGGFIDGVDQFDAAFFGVSPREASRMDPQQRMLLEVAWEALERAGQPPDQLAGSKSGVFLGIIGSDYAQLQARQLGDAPDIYHLTGTSLNAAAGRLAYTLGLQGPCMSIDTACSSSLVGLHVACQSLRNRECDLALSAGVNLMLMPDPTVALSSSRGLAPDGRCKSFDAAANGFVRAEGCVVLVLKRLSDALANGDEILSLVAGSAVNQDGASSGLMVPNGPAQERVIEQALASAGLKPSQVSFVEAHGTGTSLGDPIELQALARVLGAGRSADTPLYVGSVKTNVGHLEATAGLTGILKTALSLRHEAIPPNLHFHRLNPDIVLDGAPVVVPTALQPWPRAEQPRLAGVSAFGISGTNAHVILQEPPVPSPRPAVPARGAELLVLSARSPEALQAMAGSHAHWLAAHPEVSLRDVCATASLSRSHHEHRLALAGHTHAELEEKLGAYARGEPVPGAATGRASGQTRRRVVFVFPGQGSQWLGMGRKLLAEETAFREAMERCDAAIHACAGFSVLAELAAEEGKGRLHEIDVIQPVLFAMEVALAELWRAWGIEPDAVVGHSMGEVAAAHVAGALSLEDAAKIICRRSRLLRGVSGQGSMLLVDLTLEEAKQALHGWESQVSVAVSNSVRSTVLSGAPGALEDIAQQLKQRDVFCRFVKVDVASHSPQMDPLRPDLLAALQDLAPRASRVPICSTVTGRMTDGAEFRAGYWADNLREPVLFSKAIEKLAVDGHDLFIELSPHPILLPAVEQHLRHLGREGTVLPSLRRDEDERGAMLSSLGALYAMGHEVDLERQHPVRGRLAALPTYPWQHERFWIESSTRTRRARDAGHHPLLGTHLSLAGQDGAHLWQTELYADSPSYLADHVVHGEVVLPGTGYLEMALAGASEAFGPARLALEDVIFQEMMVLPREEALSVQMRVIPEADGTRRFQVFGRPVDGAGAWTLHAEGRMCESTSAEPFALDEARARCPELLEGEKHYQLMLERGVDFGPSFRLVKEMWKGEGEAVARLELSPSVAAEMTAHQLHPALLDACLQAINGAGLGDRRGETFVPVAVDSLRMHGRPGRALWSHARVRPGTGSGPGSIEADVTLLDAEGNVLMEARGLMARRLDAVRRRSADEIDQWMYRVDWQEAPRETPTAVSESTPGTWLVLADRAGFSGKLRAVLSERGERCILVSHGEETRLVEPGHYMVDPSRAEGFTRILDAEFGAGRPACSGVVHLFSLDVPGLEAGTDALVKARTLGAASALHLTQALVASGFRDMPRVWLVTEGVQAVKPGEQVAHVEQAPLWGLGRVLALEHPELRCCSVDLGARDEAQAGVLADELLVSSSEEQVALRGSARFVARLSRMERSTAAPAELRADATYLITGGLGGLGLKLAEWLVDRGARHLALLGRKGASAEAQPVLDALRAGGVEVRVFKADVAARPDLERVLGEVAAEMPPLRGVFHAAAVLDDGVLVNLSAERLRTVMAPKVHGAWHLHTLTASAPLEHFVLFAAAGSLLGSPGQGNYAAANVFLDALAAYRRGLGLPALSVDWGAWAGVGLAAAAEARGERITQRGVDTMPPSQALEALSRILGSPLSRVVVMRFDLRQWSEFYLTAARSPFLSRLAREQASAANIPAVRGAFVETLRAAEVLKRASLLEAHLCEQAGHVLRLAPSRIDPQEPLGSMGLDSLMGLEIRNRLEASLGLRLPATLVWRHPTVAALVVHLAEQLQLPITTQAEPPRDEAAALEAAIVNNVKQLSDDEAEALLAEKLAALAD, encoded by the coding sequence ATGAGCAAGGAATTCTACGAGAAGATTTCGAACCTCTCTCCCAAGAGGCTCGCGCTGCTGGCGCTCGACCTGCACGCGGAGAGCGAAGCCCTCAAGCGCGCGCGCTCGGAGCCCATCGCCATCGTCGGTGCGTCCTGCCGCGTTCCCGGAGGCGTGCGGACACCCGAGGCCTTCTGGCGCCTGCTGAGCCAGGGGTTGGACGCCATCACCGAGGTACCGCGCGAGCGGTGGGACGCGGAGGCGCTCTTCGACCCCGACCCGAGCAAGCGGGGCCGCACCTATGCTCGCTGGGGCGGCTTCATCGACGGCGTGGACCAGTTCGACGCCGCATTCTTCGGCGTCTCGCCCCGGGAAGCCTCGCGCATGGACCCGCAGCAGCGGATGCTGCTGGAGGTCGCGTGGGAGGCGCTGGAGCGCGCGGGCCAGCCGCCGGACCAGCTCGCAGGAAGCAAGTCCGGTGTCTTCCTGGGCATCATCGGCAGCGACTACGCGCAGCTCCAGGCGCGGCAGCTCGGCGATGCGCCGGACATCTATCACCTGACGGGAACCTCGCTGAACGCGGCGGCGGGCCGCCTGGCGTACACGCTGGGCCTCCAGGGGCCGTGCATGTCCATCGACACGGCGTGCTCGTCGTCGCTGGTGGGGCTCCACGTCGCCTGCCAGAGCCTGCGCAACCGCGAGTGCGACCTGGCGCTCTCCGCGGGCGTCAACCTCATGCTGATGCCGGACCCGACCGTTGCCCTCTCCAGCAGCCGAGGGCTGGCGCCGGACGGACGGTGCAAGAGCTTCGATGCCGCCGCCAATGGCTTCGTGCGCGCGGAGGGCTGCGTCGTCCTGGTGCTCAAGCGGCTCTCGGATGCGCTGGCCAACGGCGATGAGATTCTGTCGCTCGTCGCGGGCTCGGCGGTGAATCAGGACGGCGCCAGCAGTGGGCTCATGGTGCCCAACGGGCCGGCGCAGGAGCGGGTCATCGAGCAGGCGCTGGCGAGCGCGGGGCTGAAGCCCTCGCAGGTCTCCTTCGTCGAGGCGCACGGGACGGGCACGTCGCTGGGCGACCCCATCGAGCTGCAAGCGCTGGCGCGGGTGCTGGGCGCGGGACGGAGCGCGGATACGCCACTGTACGTCGGCTCGGTGAAGACGAATGTCGGGCACCTCGAAGCGACGGCGGGGCTCACGGGCATCCTGAAGACGGCCCTATCACTGCGCCACGAGGCGATTCCTCCGAACCTGCACTTCCACCGCCTCAACCCGGACATCGTCCTGGACGGGGCGCCCGTCGTCGTTCCCACGGCGCTCCAGCCGTGGCCCCGCGCCGAGCAGCCTCGCCTCGCTGGCGTGAGCGCGTTTGGCATCAGCGGCACCAATGCCCACGTCATCTTGCAGGAGCCGCCGGTGCCGTCACCGCGGCCTGCCGTCCCTGCTCGTGGCGCGGAGTTGCTCGTGCTGTCGGCGCGCAGTCCGGAGGCGCTCCAGGCCATGGCCGGGAGCCACGCGCATTGGCTCGCCGCGCATCCCGAGGTGTCACTCCGCGACGTCTGCGCCACGGCGTCCCTGTCGCGCTCCCACCATGAGCACCGCCTCGCGCTCGCGGGCCATACACACGCTGAACTCGAGGAGAAGCTGGGGGCGTACGCGCGTGGAGAGCCCGTGCCGGGCGCGGCCACGGGACGTGCATCGGGGCAGACCCGGCGCCGGGTCGTCTTCGTGTTCCCGGGGCAGGGTTCGCAGTGGCTGGGCATGGGCCGGAAGCTGCTGGCGGAGGAGACGGCGTTCCGCGAGGCCATGGAGCGCTGCGACGCGGCCATCCATGCGTGCGCGGGCTTCAGCGTTCTGGCTGAGTTGGCCGCCGAAGAGGGCAAGGGCCGCCTCCATGAAATCGACGTCATCCAGCCCGTTCTCTTCGCCATGGAAGTGGCGTTGGCGGAGCTGTGGCGCGCCTGGGGCATCGAGCCCGACGCCGTGGTCGGGCACAGCATGGGCGAGGTGGCGGCGGCGCACGTGGCCGGAGCGCTGAGCCTGGAGGACGCGGCGAAGATCATCTGCCGCCGCAGCCGGCTGCTTCGAGGCGTGAGCGGGCAGGGCTCCATGCTGCTGGTGGACCTGACGTTGGAAGAGGCGAAGCAGGCCCTTCACGGCTGGGAGTCGCAGGTCTCCGTCGCGGTGAGCAACAGCGTGCGCTCCACGGTGCTGTCGGGCGCTCCTGGGGCCCTGGAGGACATCGCCCAGCAGCTCAAGCAACGGGACGTCTTCTGCCGCTTCGTGAAGGTGGACGTGGCCTCGCACAGCCCTCAAATGGACCCGCTGCGGCCCGACCTGCTCGCGGCGCTCCAGGACCTCGCGCCGCGCGCGTCCCGTGTGCCCATCTGCTCGACGGTGACGGGACGGATGACGGATGGCGCGGAGTTCCGTGCCGGCTACTGGGCGGATAACCTGCGCGAGCCGGTGTTGTTCTCGAAGGCCATCGAGAAGCTCGCGGTCGACGGCCATGACCTCTTCATCGAGCTGAGCCCGCATCCCATCCTCTTGCCCGCGGTGGAACAACACCTGCGGCACCTCGGGCGAGAGGGGACGGTGCTGCCCTCGCTCCGCCGTGACGAAGACGAGCGCGGGGCGATGTTGTCGTCCCTGGGCGCGCTCTACGCCATGGGGCACGAGGTGGACCTCGAGCGCCAGCACCCCGTGCGGGGCCGGCTCGCAGCGCTGCCCACGTACCCGTGGCAGCACGAGCGCTTCTGGATTGAGTCGTCCACGCGGACCCGTCGTGCCCGGGACGCTGGCCACCACCCGTTGCTGGGTACGCACCTGTCCCTGGCGGGCCAGGACGGCGCGCACCTGTGGCAGACGGAGCTGTACGCGGACAGCCCTTCGTATCTGGCGGACCACGTCGTCCATGGGGAGGTCGTGCTCCCCGGCACCGGGTACTTGGAGATGGCGCTCGCGGGGGCCTCCGAGGCCTTCGGGCCGGCGCGGCTCGCGCTGGAGGACGTCATCTTCCAGGAGATGATGGTGCTTCCTCGGGAAGAGGCGCTGTCGGTTCAGATGCGCGTCATCCCGGAGGCGGATGGAACCCGTCGCTTCCAGGTCTTTGGCCGTCCGGTGGACGGCGCCGGGGCTTGGACACTGCACGCTGAAGGGCGAATGTGTGAGAGCACGAGCGCGGAGCCCTTCGCGCTCGACGAGGCGCGGGCGCGGTGCCCCGAGCTTCTGGAGGGCGAGAAGCACTACCAGCTCATGCTGGAGCGGGGCGTCGACTTCGGTCCCAGCTTCCGCCTGGTGAAGGAGATGTGGAAGGGCGAGGGCGAGGCGGTGGCGCGCCTGGAATTGTCGCCTTCCGTCGCGGCGGAGATGACGGCGCATCAGCTCCATCCGGCGCTGCTGGATGCCTGCTTGCAAGCCATCAACGGCGCGGGGCTGGGGGACCGCCGGGGAGAGACGTTCGTCCCGGTGGCGGTGGACTCGCTGCGCATGCACGGGCGGCCCGGACGTGCGCTGTGGAGTCACGCTCGTGTCCGGCCGGGCACGGGCAGTGGCCCGGGCTCGATTGAAGCCGATGTGACGTTGCTGGACGCGGAGGGCAACGTCCTGATGGAGGCCCGCGGCTTGATGGCGCGCCGTCTGGATGCGGTGCGGCGCCGGTCCGCGGATGAAATCGACCAGTGGATGTACCGGGTGGACTGGCAGGAAGCGCCGCGCGAGACGCCCACGGCCGTCTCGGAGTCCACGCCCGGCACCTGGCTGGTGCTCGCGGACCGTGCTGGTTTCAGCGGGAAGCTGCGCGCGGTGCTGAGCGAGCGCGGGGAGCGTTGCATCCTCGTCTCCCACGGCGAGGAGACCCGGCTCGTCGAGCCCGGCCACTACATGGTGGACCCGTCACGAGCGGAGGGTTTCACGCGGATTCTCGACGCGGAGTTCGGCGCCGGGCGTCCCGCATGCAGTGGCGTCGTGCACCTCTTCAGCCTGGACGTTCCCGGTCTCGAGGCTGGCACGGATGCGCTGGTGAAGGCGCGCACGCTTGGCGCGGCGAGCGCGCTCCACCTCACGCAGGCCCTGGTCGCGTCGGGCTTCCGGGACATGCCTCGGGTGTGGTTGGTGACGGAAGGTGTCCAGGCCGTCAAGCCGGGTGAGCAGGTGGCCCATGTCGAGCAGGCGCCACTCTGGGGCTTGGGACGCGTGCTCGCGTTGGAGCATCCCGAACTCCGGTGCTGCAGCGTGGACCTGGGGGCTCGCGATGAGGCCCAGGCTGGGGTGCTGGCCGACGAGCTCCTCGTTTCGAGTTCGGAAGAGCAGGTCGCGCTCCGAGGCTCCGCGCGGTTCGTGGCGCGGCTGTCGCGCATGGAGCGCAGCACGGCGGCGCCGGCGGAGTTGCGAGCCGATGCCACGTACCTGATTACCGGTGGCCTGGGTGGCCTGGGCCTGAAGCTCGCGGAGTGGCTGGTCGACCGGGGTGCCCGCCACCTGGCCTTGCTGGGGCGCAAGGGCGCGTCCGCGGAGGCGCAGCCGGTGCTGGATGCGCTGCGTGCCGGCGGCGTCGAAGTCCGGGTGTTCAAGGCGGACGTGGCGGCGCGCCCGGACCTGGAGCGGGTGCTGGGCGAGGTGGCGGCGGAGATGCCTCCACTCCGGGGTGTCTTCCACGCGGCGGCCGTCCTTGATGACGGCGTGCTGGTGAACCTCTCCGCCGAGCGTCTGCGCACGGTGATGGCGCCCAAGGTCCACGGCGCCTGGCATCTGCACACGCTGACGGCATCGGCGCCGTTGGAGCACTTCGTGTTGTTCGCCGCGGCGGGTTCGCTGCTGGGCTCGCCGGGGCAGGGCAACTACGCGGCGGCCAACGTCTTCCTCGACGCGTTGGCAGCGTATCGGCGTGGGCTCGGCCTGCCGGCGCTGAGCGTTGACTGGGGGGCCTGGGCCGGTGTGGGTCTGGCCGCGGCGGCCGAGGCGCGCGGGGAACGCATCACCCAGCGCGGCGTGGACACCATGCCACCGTCGCAAGCGCTGGAGGCGTTGAGCCGCATCCTGGGCAGCCCTCTGTCGCGCGTGGTGGTGATGCGTTTCGACCTGCGGCAGTGGAGCGAGTTCTACCTGACGGCGGCGCGCTCGCCCTTCCTGTCACGGCTGGCGCGTGAGCAGGCCAGCGCCGCGAATATCCCCGCTGTTCGCGGTGCCTTCGTGGAGACGCTCCGGGCCGCGGAGGTGCTGAAGCGCGCGTCGTTGCTGGAGGCGCACCTGTGCGAACAGGCCGGCCATGTGCTCCGGCTGGCGCCTTCACGAATCGACCCGCAGGAGCCCCTGGGCAGCATGGGGTTGGATTCCCTGATGGGGCTGGAGATTCGCAACCGGCTCGAAGCCAGCCTGGGCCTGAGGCTTCCCGCGACGCTGGTCTGGCGGCATCCGACGGTGGCGGCGCTCGTCGTGCACCTGGCTGAACAACTGCAACTTCCCATCACGACCCAGGCGGAGCCGCCGCGGGATGAAGCCGCCGCGCTCGAAGCCGCGATCGTCAACAACGTCAAGCAACTCTCGGACGACGAAGCCGAGGCGCTGCTTGCGGAGAAGCTCGCCGCGCTGGCCGATTGA